One genomic segment of Drosophila melanogaster chromosome 3R includes these proteins:
- the lds gene encoding lodestar, with protein sequence MSSENSEYYSDKEEDSVVNNSSLGRSRKSSRLSKSSRLSKSSRPSSAGVVIDETQSEEEESQSSETAESEKSDESDNSQNSQESEDSEDDSVRPSARNTKRKPLGIPSDSEDEEDELEQRALSPSTRMSITGVRPQDLSDDDSEIEYSDEVQEGPTEAPTAEAVVPRYTTQFAGNIQNDLHSTIGAADSEVLDDSSGSDVLILSNKETPIEILSSTDDDATTNKENMSGPPFERPSKSLSPRSSAGASVVKTSKNLSQPTIQAVLKQKTSPAAPRRSRIKSEDQKVVSQVVYDEEMRKLAEKRVQVSDAEKLFEKVAHKLPDKGSQIMKRIDTLRRELAMDEQWISALRVQQSNVPAVRVVKPTLNPPRAPSIDTLDWDELSEAVNEIKPVYTGAQGMATFNNQKALTLESLKDLHVSLEDLPGPEVLAEDPVGLKVSLMNHQKHALAWMSWRERKLPRGGILADDMGLGKTLTMISSVLACKNGQEMSEGKDESSDSDSEDDKNKKRKSVTGWKSKGRKDTRRGGTLVVCPASLLRQWESEVESKVSRQKLTVCVHHGNNRETKGKYLRDYDIVVTTYQIVAREHKSLSAVFGVKWRRIILDEAHVVRNHKSQSSLAVCDLRGKYRWALTGTPIQNKELDVYALLKFLRCSPFDDLHTWKKWIDNKSAGGQNRLNLLMKSLMLRRTKAQLQSDGKLNSLPNKELRLIEISLDKEEMNVYQTVMTYSRTLFAQFLHQRAERETDFNYRSDANKPTYNQIKDPNGAYYKMHEKFARMAGSKKEVKSHDILVLLLRLRQICCHPGLIDAMLDGEESQTMGDHSSDSDTPEIDLLAQLNKLAITDTSTDGQQSVANAGDDGPPLLPDEARIAKASKNLLKRSNPVFNLHRPSSKINMVIQILKTSILKSSDDKAIVVSQWTSVLDILRDHLSKDGVATLSLNGTIPVKNRQDIVNEFNDRNNQKRVLLLSLTAGGVGLNLIGANHLLLLDLHWNPQLEAQAQDRIYRVGQKKNVIIYKFMCVDTVEQRIKGLQDKKLDLADGVLTGAKVSSKLTIDDLKGLFGM encoded by the exons ATGTCCAGTGAAAACAGCGAGTATTATAGTGACAAGGAGGAAGACTCGGTGGTCAACAACTCCAGTTTAG GCCGATCAAGGAAATCCTCGCGGCTCAGCAAATCGTCGCGACTCAGCAAATCCTCGCGCCCCAGCAGCGCTGGCGTGGTTATAGATGAAACGCAATCAGAGGAGGAAGAGTCCCAGTCGAGTGAGACTGCGGAATCCGAAAAGTCCGATGAGTCCGACAACTCGCAAAATTCCCAGGAGTCAGAAGACTCTGAGGACGACAGCGTTCGTCCGTCCGCTAGGAACACTAAGAGGAAGCCCTTGGGAATCCCCTCCGATagcgaggatgaggaggacGAGCTGGAACAGCGCGCTTTGTCACCCAGCACCCGCATGAGCATCACTGGAGTGCGGCCTCAGGATCTCAGCGATGACGACAGCGAGATCGAGTACAGCGATGAAGTGCAGGAGGGACCCACGGAGGCACCCACTGCCGAAGCGGTCGTGCCGCGCTACACCACACAGTTTGCTGGTAATATACAGAACGACCTCCATTCGACGATTGGCGCTGCGGATTCTGAGGTCTTGGACGACTCCAGTGGCAGTGATGTGCTCATACTCAGCAACAAGGAGACACCTATTGAGATACTATCCAGCACAGACGACGATGCCACCACCAATAAGGAAAACATGTCCGGCCCGCCGTTTGAACGCCCATCAAAGTCTTTGTCGCCCAGAAGCAGTGCTGGCGCTTCGGTGGTCAAGACAAGCAAGAATCTCAGTCAGCCAACAATACAAGCGGTTCTTAAGCAAAAGACATCTCCTGCCGCTCCACGTCGATCTCGGATTAAGAGCGAGGACCAGAAGGTGGTCAGCCAGGTGGTCTACGATGAGGAGATGCGTAAGCTGGCCGAAAAGCGCGTTCAGGTAAGCGATGCGGAGAAGCTCTTCGAGAAAGTGGCCCACAAGCTGCCCGATAAGGGCAGCCAGATTATGAAGCGCATTGACACCCTGCGCCGTGAGCTCGCAATGGACGAGCAATGGATTAGCGCACTAAGGGTTCAGCAGAGTAATGTGCCTGCCGTCAGAGTGGTTAAGCCAACACTAAATCCACCCAGAGCTCCATCAATCGATACTCTTGACTGGGATGAGTTGTCGGAGGCGGTCAATGAAATAAAGCCCGTCTACACGGGTGCCCAAGGAATGGCCACATTTAACAACCAGAAGGCACTGACCCTGGAATCGCTAAAG GACCTCCACGTCTCACTCGAGGACCTTCCTGGACCCGAAGTGCTCGCAGAGGACCCTGTTGGCCTGAAGGTATCGCTTATGAACCACCAAAAGCACGCCTTAGCCTGGATGTCCTGGCGTGAACGTAAACTACCTCGGGGAGGAATCCTGGCGGACGATATGGGTTTGGGCAAGACTCTAACCATGATCTCGTCTGTCCTCGCTTGCAAAAATGGCCAAGAAATGTCCGAAGGCAAAGATGAGAGCAGTGACAGCGACAGTGAGGATGATAAAAATAAGAAGCGAAAAAGCGTGACCGGATGGAAATCCAAGGGCCGTAAAGATA CGCGTAGGGGCGGCACATTGGTGGTGTGCCCTGCCAGCTTGCTGCGTCAGTGGGAGAGCGAGGTGGAGTCGAAGGTTTCGCGTCAGAAGCTGACCGTTTGCGTGCACCATGGCAACAATCGGGAGACGAAGGGAAAGTACCTTCGAGACTACGATATTGTGGTGACAACCTACCAAATTGTGGCGCGGGAGCACAAGAGCTTGAGTGCTGTGTTTGGTGTCAAGTGGCGGCGGATCATTTTGGACGAGGCGCACGTGGTGCGCAATCATAAATCGCAGTCATCATTGGCGGTGTGTGATTTACGTGGCAAATATCGTTGGGCATTGACTGGCACTCCTATTCAAAACAAGGAACTGGATGTCTATGCCCTGCTCAAGTTCTTGCGCTGCTCGCCCTTTGATGATTTACACACGTGGAAGAAGTGGATTGACAACAAGAGTGCTGGAGGGCAAAACCGGCTCAATCTGCTAATGAAGTCACTCATGCTAAGGCGCACCAAAGCACAGTTGCAATCGGACGGCAAGCTGAACAGCTTGCCCAATAAAGAGCTGCGCCTGATCGAGATCTCGCTGGACAAGGAGGAGATGAATGTTTACCAAACTGTAATGACTTATTCCAGGACACTGTTCGCTCAGTTTCTCCATCAGCGCGCCGAGAgagaaactgattttaattaCAGAAGCGATGCCAATAAACCAACCTACAATCAAATTAAAGATCCCAATGGGGCATATTACAAAATGCACGAAAAGTTTGCCAGAAtggctggaagcaaaaagGAGGTAAAATCTCATGATATATTGGTGTTACTGCTGCGTCTTCGACAAATTTGCTGTCATCCTGGCCTTATTGATGCG atGCTGGATGGAGAGGAATCCCAGACCATGGGAGACCACAGTAGTGACAGCGATACACCCGAAATCGATTTGTTGGCCCAGCTCAATAAACTCGCAATTACGGACACCTCCACCGACGGTCAGCAATCGGTTGCCAATGCAGGTGACGACGGTCCTCCGCTATTGCCGGATGAAGCCCGCATTGCCAAGGCCTCCAAGAATCTGCTGAAACGCAGCAACCCGGTATTTAATCTGCATCGTCCCTCTTCAAAAATTAACATGGTGATACAAATCCTTAAGACATCGATTCTGAAGAGCTCGGACGACAAGGCCATAGTAGTATCTCAGTGGACGTCAGTGTTAGACATTCTTCGCGACCATTTGAGTAAGGATGGTGTGGCGACCTTATCATTAAACGGTACCATTCCGGTTAAAAACCGTCAGGACATTGTTAATGAGTTCAACGATCGCAACAATCAGAAGCGCGTTCTCTTGCTTTCCCTTACTGCTGGCGGTGTGGGTTTGAACCTGATTGGTGCCAACCACCTGTTGCTTTTGGATCTGCACTGGAATCCTCAGTTGGAGGCTCAGGCCCAGGACCGTATATACcgcgttggccaaaaaaagaaCGTGATCATTTATAAGTTCATGTGCGTGGACACAGTTGAGCAGCGGATCAAAGGATTGCAAGATAAAAAATTGGATCTTGCCGATGGTGTCCTTACAGGCGCCAAAGTTAGCTCTAAACTTACTATAGATGACCTTAAAGGTTTGTTTGGAATGTGA